A stretch of the Carassius carassius chromosome 50, fCarCar2.1, whole genome shotgun sequence genome encodes the following:
- the LOC132133531 gene encoding protein Wnt-7b-like isoform X2, whose translation MVRPLRLWIFNVLLCFGIIYSRLGALSSVVALGANIICNKIPGLAPRQRAICQSRPDAIIVIGEGAQLGINECQYQFRFGRWNCSALGERTVFGQELRVGSREAAFTYAITAAGVAHAVTAACSQGNMSQCGCDREKQGYYNQEEGWKWGGCSADIKYGIEFSRKFVDAREIKKNARRLMNLHNNEAGRKVLEERMKLECKCHGVSGSCTTKTCWTTLPKFREIGYVLNDKYNKAVHVEVVRASRLRQPTFLKVKKTHGYQKPLETDLVYIERSPNYCEEDAKTGSVGTQGRLCNRTSLHTDGCDLMCCGRGYNTHQYTKVWQCNCKFQWCCFVKCNTCSERTEVFTCK comes from the exons GGCTCTTTCCTCTGTGGTGGCCCTTGGTGCAAACATCATCTGCAATAAGATCCCGGGTCTCGCACCCCGCCAGCGAGCCATCTGCCAGAGCCGGCCGGACGCCATCATCGTGATCGGAGAGGGGGCACAGCTGGGCATCAACGAATGCCAGTATCAGTTCAGATTCGGCCGCTGGAACTGCTCGGCGCTCGGTGAACGCACCGTCTTCGGACAGGAGCTGCGAGTAG GCAGCAGGGAGGCGGCATTCACCTACGCCATCACCGCCGCTGGGGTCGCCCACGCAGTGACAGCAGCATGCAGCCAGGGCAATATGAGCCAGTGCGGCTGCGACAGGGAGAAACAGGGCTACTACAACCAGGAGGAGGGCTGGAAATGGGGCGGATGCTCAGCGGACATTAAATACGGCATAGAGTTTTCCCGGAAGTTTGTGGATGCCCGGGAGATAAAAAAAAACGCCCGACGGCTGATGAACCTTCATAACAACGAAGCTGGCCGAaag GTCCTGGAAGAGCGGATGAAGCTGGAATGCAAGTGTCACGGCGTCTCGGGCTCATGCACCACCAAAACCTGCTGGACCACGTTACCCAAGTTCCGCGAGATCGGCTACGTCCTGAATGACAAGTACAACAAAGCGGTGCATGTGGAGGTGGTCCGCGCCTCTCGCCTGCGACAGCCCACCTTCCTCAAAGTGAAGAAGACACACGGTTATCAAAAGCCTTTAGAAACAGACTTGGTCTACATCGAGCGCTCGCCCAACTACTGCGAAGAGGATGCCAAAACGGGCAGCGTTGGGACGCAAGGACGGCTGTGCAACCGGACATCGCTGCACACGGACGGTTGTGACCTCATGTGCTGTGGGCGGGGCTACAACACGCATCAGTACACCAAAGTCTGGCAATGCAACTGTAAATtccagtggtgctgttttgtgaaATGCAACACCTGTAGCGAGAGGACGGAGGTGTTCACCTGCAAATGA